The genomic window GACTCTCAGAAATTGCGCCCCCAAGGCGGTCGCGCCCACGGCCAAGACCAGTGAAACGCCCAGCCCCAGGAGCGCGCTGCCGAGTGGTTGTTCCGGAATCAGGCGATCCAGCCAGGAGATGGTTCTAGTCCGGCGATCAGAAGAAGGTCCATCAGCCGTGCGCGCGGGCAAGATCGCCAGCGCCGCAAACAAGAACCATTTTAACACGGGCATGACAAACAACGCCACGAGCCACAGCGGACGTTGAATCGAGCGCAGCCGGCGCAAGGTCAGCACGGTACCCGCCCACAAGAACGGAAGCGAGAGCGCCAGAAGAATCGGGGCTTGAGCGGCCGGTTCCTTTGCTTGGAACGGCGCAGAGCCCCGGAAATAGTCAGCGACCGACCAGTCGCGATCGAACGCAATCCGCAACACGAAGCGATCCAGACTGTATTTGATAGCAAAGAGCAACGCGCCCCAGAGGACATATTGCGCGCGGTTGATTGTGCCGTTCCACCGCCACAGATCCGAAAGTTTCAGTTTCATTTTGGTTTCACGAGCAATCTGCCTGAGAGTTCTCCCCTCTCCCGTCAACGACGAACAACTGCACGCCCAGCCGAGTCAGCCAGAAAAGCGCAATAAACGCGCAAAGCGACCGCACCACGGCGTCACCTTCAGCCATTCGAGTCGCGTGGAGCAGTGTGAGCGTCCCGAAACTGGCGATGCAAAGCACAATGAAGGCGCCGTAAACCCAGAACAACTGCCGCACCAACCTCGGGAGCGGCGCGAGGTTTTCGCGCCAGTGCAAGCCGCGCGGCACGAGCGCGCTGGCGATCAAAACACAGAAATGGAGCGCACCCGCGATCCGGAGCATGGTTTTGAGTTTCATAGCGGTCTCTCTTCAGAACGCGCCGATCACTTTCAGAAACGGCAGCATGACATGGTTCATGAACGGTGGATGGAAAAACCAGAAGGCGGGACCAGCCGTGAAGAGGATCGTGAACAACCAACTTCGCCAGCCGCGGCTGTGGTTTGGGTTTCTTCCCATGAACCTGACGGTAGGGCGAGCCTGTCCCCAGCGAGCCGAGTCGGACGTGTTCCAGTCACGTCGAGCGGCTCGCCGGGACGGACTCGCCCTGCCGGGTTCATGAGGCGAGAGCATGGTTTTGAAACCAAGCAGGCTTCCCATGAACCGTTCCTCCGGACCGTGGCCTTTAGGCCGCTTCAACGCTCGACTCCGGAGAGTGCGTAAAAGCAGCCTGAAGGCTGCGGTCCGCACGGTTTTCGGTGCAAGGGCCATGCGCATGGCCCTGAGGCCAAGAAAGCTTCCCACGAACCGCCCACCCCGGCCCTCTCTCCCAGTGGGGGAGAGGCTGTCCGCAGGACGGGTGAGGGGGACTCTCAGCGGTTCAAGAGGACGGTTGGCCACGCAACGGTAACCGAGCCGGAGGAGCGGCCTGGCGCCGGGGAGTTGCATCATGGCATAAAAAGGCCAGGCCCACCAAATCGCGCGCGCAATTTGCACCAGCGCATCCGCTCCGCCGAATATTTGGCCGTCGCCCGTGTGCAGCCGCATTTCCCGAAGCAGCTCGTCCGATCCCAGTCCGAGCCGCGCTCGGACCCAGGGCGTTTGGAGCGGGGCTAAATCGAACTGGCGACGTCCGAGGACGGGCGCGAAACGGCGGGCCAGTCGCGTGTACATTGGGCAGGCGCCGTCGTAAAGGACGCAGGCGTTGGGCCGCGTTGCGCCTCCATTATCAGTAATTTCAGTATTCACAGAATCATGGAGCCAAAAACTTGTTCTCACTCAATCATTCGCGATTCCCAACAGCTTCCGCGCTTTGTCGCCGAGCTTCACAAACCGCGTCAGCGCGCCGGTGGGCCATTGACGGATCTGGGCGTACCACGCGGTGGTGGTTTCAAAAAAGGCGCACAGGTCGCGCAGGCGTTGTTCGGTGTATTCGTCGGTCGCTTCGTCCTTCTCGGCTTCGGTGATGCAATCGCGCAACACGGCCACGGTCGGATCGATCTCGCGCCGCTTCCGCTCGTCCAGGACGATGCGGAACATTTCCCACACCTCTTTCATCGACTCGAAATGGTCGCGCTTGTCCTCCAGCACGTGAACCAGCTTCACGATTCCCCAGCCCTGCAGCTCTTTGAGGCTGGTGCTGACGTTCGAACGCGCGACGCCCAGCGTCTCGGCGAGGGTCTCGGCGGGCAAGGGCCTGGGCGAGAGGTAAAGCAACGCGTGAATCTGGGCGACGGTACGGTTGATGCCCCAGCGTGTGCCCATCTCTCCCCAATGAAGGATGAACCGCTGCTGAACGGGCGAGAGTTTGTTCATAGATACGGTAATTTCTGTCTATACAGAAATTACCGTCAATAAGAATTGCGTCAACAAGTTTTTTTGGCGACCAGGCTCAGCGGGGTAAATCCCCACACTGCCCCCGAACTTCCGACGGCTAACCCGTCCTTCATCTGAAGCGGAGGCACGGGTTTGGCCTGTTCGCCAAATCCAATGCGCCACAGCGAAGTTCGCTTCCTTTCCCCTCACCCTGTCCTTCTCTCCAAGTGCGTGTTTAGCGTGGGTAGGGACGGATTCCACTCCGTCCCAAATCAAGCCTCGAGGCAGACCACTGCCCAGGAAGAGACGATGGACCAACGGAGGCTCCTGGTTTTTCCGTTGTCCTCTCTCCCTTCAAGAGACGCCTCAAGGATTAGTCAGGGACGGAGTGGAATCCGTCCCTGCCAGCGCCGTCGGATCGACAGAAGACCGGCTGCGCGGCAGCGCAGCCCTGCCAAACGTACGGCACCGGTCTGCTTTACAGCGCGCCCAGCGCTTCGGCCAGTCGATCCAAGAAGGGATGCTGAGTCGCTTTCAGCTTTCGCCGCGCCTCCGGGAGAGGGAAGAACTCCACGCGGTCGATCTCTGGGAACTGCTGGATTCTGCCGGAGCGCGGCGGCCATTCCATTTCGAAGGTGTTACAGCGATGGCTTTGGCCATCCGGCCAATCTCCGCGAAACGCCCACGCGTGCACCACCTTCCCGCCCTTCTGCTGGATCGAGCCGAGTGGAAGGAACTCGCCGGTGGGTTCGATCCCGACTTCTTCTTTGAATTCACGGATGGCCGCGGCCAGCAGATCCTCGCCGGGATCTAGTTCGCCTTTGGGAATGCTCCAATGGTTCTCGTCCTTGCGCGCGAACAACGGCCCGCCCGGATGCGCGAGGAAAACCTCCAAACGACCTTCGCGCATTCGGAACATCAGCAGGCCGGCGCTGGTTCGGGTTCTCCGCGTGTGTGGGGAACGTGGATCAAGAGTCATGTTA from Verrucomicrobiota bacterium includes these protein-coding regions:
- a CDS encoding MarR family transcriptional regulator, which gives rise to MGTRWGINRTVAQIHALLYLSPRPLPAETLAETLGVARSNVSTSLKELQGWGIVKLVHVLEDKRDHFESMKEVWEMFRIVLDERKRREIDPTVAVLRDCITEAEKDEATDEYTEQRLRDLCAFFETTTAWYAQIRQWPTGALTRFVKLGDKARKLLGIAND
- a CDS encoding NUDIX domain-containing protein gives rise to the protein MTLDPRSPHTRRTRTSAGLLMFRMREGRLEVFLAHPGGPLFARKDENHWSIPKGELDPGEDLLAAAIREFKEEVGIEPTGEFLPLGSIQQKGGKVVHAWAFRGDWPDGQSHRCNTFEMEWPPRSGRIQQFPEIDRVEFFPLPEARRKLKATQHPFLDRLAEALGAL
- a CDS encoding DUF393 domain-containing protein, with product MNTEITDNGGATRPNACVLYDGACPMYTRLARRFAPVLGRRQFDLAPLQTPWVRARLGLGSDELLREMRLHTGDGQIFGGADALVQIARAIWWAWPFYAMMQLPGARPLLRLGYRCVANRPLEPLRVPLTRPADSLSPTGREGRGGRFVGSFLGLRAMRMALAPKTVRTAAFRLLLRTLRSRALKRPKGHGPEERFMGSLLGFKTMLSPHEPGRASPSRRAARRDWNTSDSARWGQARPTVRFMGRNPNHSRGWRSWLFTILFTAGPAFWFFHPPFMNHVMLPFLKVIGAF